The Bacillota bacterium genome includes a region encoding these proteins:
- a CDS encoding M48 family metalloprotease — protein MLNAFRIVVLAGIAFVNWVILALFLSMFGASDALAGWGALLVEAALVGLAFTPLGEKYFRFANRLRRPLPDEEKTLRPAFGRAVVRCGLAEYPELFVAHDPFPNALAAGVKTVAVTRGLLEQAKPEELEAVLAHELGHLKNGDTKVLLAAYVMNAAGSFATWVMTIFMAVLSAFSFITGGAAGDREFIGLGWFIVAISWMLRGVTWLLQKILELSFLAVGRAQEYEADAFAARCGYRDGLVSFLSRIVGPEGPRSLAAVLYATHPSPEARIERLMRLA, from the coding sequence ATGCTTAACGCTTTTAGAATCGTTGTGCTGGCGGGCATAGCCTTCGTCAACTGGGTGATTTTGGCGCTGTTTCTCTCCATGTTCGGCGCCTCCGACGCCCTCGCAGGGTGGGGGGCGCTCCTGGTGGAGGCGGCGCTGGTGGGTCTTGCCTTTACCCCCCTTGGGGAGAAGTACTTCCGCTTCGCCAACAGGCTGCGCCGGCCCCTGCCGGATGAGGAGAAAACCTTGCGCCCGGCCTTCGGGCGGGCGGTCGTCCGGTGCGGCCTGGCCGAATATCCCGAGCTCTTCGTGGCCCACGACCCCTTCCCGAACGCTTTAGCGGCCGGCGTGAAGACCGTGGCCGTGACGCGCGGCCTGCTGGAGCAGGCGAAGCCTGAGGAGCTGGAGGCGGTCCTGGCGCACGAGCTGGGGCACCTCAAGAACGGGGACACGAAGGTCCTGCTCGCGGCCTACGTGATGAACGCGGCGGGGAGCTTCGCGACGTGGGTGATGACAATTTTCATGGCGGTTCTCTCGGCCTTCAGCTTCATCACCGGCGGGGCGGCCGGGGACCGGGAGTTCATCGGGCTGGGCTGGTTCATCGTGGCGATATCCTGGATGCTGCGTGGGGTGACGTGGCTCCTGCAAAAAATTCTCGAGCTCTCCTTCCTGGCGGTGGGGCGGGCGCAGGAGTACGAGGCCGACGCCTTCGCCGCCCGGTGCGGCTACCGGGACGGGCTCGTTTCGTTCCTCTCCCGTATAGTGGGACCTGAGGGGCCGCGGAGCCTGGCGGCGGTCCTGTACGCCACGCACCCCTCGCCCGAAGCCCGGATTGAGAGGTTGATGCGCCTTGCTTAA
- a CDS encoding ATP-binding protein, whose product MLKRKKKNDPTPEERDALTPRALRIQDLFAPDGMLVEFDKIRLGTGYARTYALHALPRRVQVGWLDEIFNAGDVDLSVHFVPAPDRTVTQTLISKETKARSQYILDQQSGSISRIPELEAQIADYAALREAVQLGQDRLYYLTFLITVHAATEEELRRRCEVVETVLARRGVLPRRLVLRQVDALKGVLPLAKNALHDFERNLTGGSAACCLPLSVSSGGHSSGVMLGVNLFTRAPVFLDRFAGEHVVPNQHLFTSGEPGSGKSVTVRELALLEGYRGVKTAFVDPEGEYSYFTGALGGQVVRLTPGRFSGVNPLEVEPEEEEDGRVFVNVLAKVEDALALVGSVFRFYHGGEGLGAVEAALLEEAVKEEYRTRGITEDPASLYQGGIKKPMPTLSDVQKRLAGMRGAERLAEAVKPLLAGGTVGMFDGQTTVHLADAPFICFNLRDLGGDFSRFVAVCAVLSWLWQTFAQRGGKVVPKCVAVDEAWMFLRHPDAAKYLETLARRGRKHGCALTIATQRFEEFASTPEGRAVIESCASILTLKQEEHAAEAAVEYFKLASGCADLLSRARAGQGILRTSGSTTAVQVQPAPFEWEFVETKVRGR is encoded by the coding sequence TTGCTTAAGCGCAAGAAAAAGAACGACCCGACACCGGAGGAGCGGGACGCCCTCACCCCCCGCGCCCTCCGGATTCAGGACCTCTTCGCCCCGGACGGCATGCTCGTCGAATTCGACAAAATCCGGCTCGGGACGGGGTACGCGCGTACCTACGCCCTGCACGCCCTGCCGCGCCGGGTGCAGGTGGGCTGGCTTGACGAAATCTTCAACGCCGGGGACGTGGATCTCTCCGTTCACTTCGTTCCCGCCCCCGACCGGACGGTAACTCAAACGTTAATCTCGAAAGAAACGAAGGCCCGCTCCCAGTACATCCTCGACCAGCAGTCCGGGAGCATTTCGAGGATCCCGGAGCTGGAGGCCCAGATCGCAGACTACGCCGCGCTCCGGGAGGCGGTGCAGCTCGGGCAGGACCGGCTGTACTACCTGACCTTTCTCATCACCGTCCACGCCGCGACGGAGGAGGAGCTGCGCCGCAGGTGCGAAGTGGTGGAAACGGTGCTGGCGCGCCGGGGGGTGCTCCCCCGGAGGCTGGTCCTCCGGCAGGTGGACGCCCTGAAGGGGGTCCTGCCCCTGGCGAAAAACGCCCTGCACGACTTCGAGCGGAACCTTACCGGTGGGTCGGCGGCCTGCTGCCTGCCTTTGTCGGTCTCCTCCGGCGGGCACTCCTCCGGGGTGATGCTGGGGGTCAACCTCTTCACCCGCGCCCCGGTCTTCCTGGACCGCTTCGCCGGGGAGCACGTGGTCCCAAACCAGCACCTCTTTACCTCCGGGGAGCCGGGCTCGGGGAAGTCGGTTACGGTGCGGGAGCTTGCCTTGCTGGAGGGCTACCGCGGGGTCAAGACGGCCTTCGTGGACCCCGAAGGGGAGTACTCCTACTTCACCGGGGCCCTCGGCGGCCAGGTGGTGCGCCTGACCCCGGGCCGCTTCTCCGGCGTCAACCCCCTGGAGGTGGAGCCTGAAGAGGAGGAGGACGGGAGGGTCTTCGTCAACGTCCTCGCGAAAGTAGAAGACGCTCTTGCCCTCGTGGGCTCAGTCTTCCGGTTCTACCACGGCGGCGAAGGCCTCGGGGCGGTGGAGGCGGCCCTGCTGGAGGAAGCCGTAAAGGAAGAGTACCGGACGCGGGGGATCACCGAGGACCCGGCCTCCCTCTACCAGGGGGGAATCAAGAAGCCGATGCCGACGCTCTCGGACGTCCAGAAGCGCCTGGCCGGGATGCGGGGGGCGGAGCGCCTGGCCGAAGCGGTGAAGCCGCTCCTCGCCGGCGGCACGGTGGGGATGTTTGACGGCCAGACGACGGTGCACCTCGCCGACGCCCCCTTCATCTGCTTCAATCTCCGGGACCTGGGCGGGGACTTCTCCCGCTTCGTGGCCGTGTGCGCCGTGCTCTCCTGGCTCTGGCAGACCTTTGCCCAGAGGGGCGGGAAGGTTGTCCCGAAGTGCGTGGCGGTAGATGAGGCCTGGATGTTTCTGCGGCACCCGGACGCGGCGAAGTACCTGGAGACGCTCGCCCGCCGGGGAAGAAAGCACGGCTGCGCCCTGACCATCGCCACCCAGCGCTTCGAGGAGTTCGCAAGTACCCCTGAGGGCCGGGCGGTGATTGAGTCCTGCGCTAGCATCCTGACGCTTAAGCAGGAGGAGCACGCGGCCGAGGCGGCGGTGGAGTACTTTAAGCTCGCCTCCGGTTGCGCCGACCTTTTATCCCGCGCCCGGGCAGGGCAGGGGATCTTGCGGACCTCCGGCTCCACCACCGCGGTGCAGGTGCAGCCTGCCCCGTTCGAGTGGGAGTTTGTGGAGACGAAAGTGAGGGGTCGGTAG